One Herbaspirillum rubrisubalbicans genomic window carries:
- a CDS encoding MFS transporter — protein MFSWYRQVTAKERKTFWACFSGWALDALDVQMFSLAIPALIAAFSLSKADAGMISGATLVASAIGGWFAGALSDRYGRVKTLQITIIWFSLFTFLSAFAQSYPQLLILKALQGFGFGGEWAAGAVLMAETIRAEHRGKAMGSVQSAWAVGWGGAVLLFSVLFTMLPQEMAWRVMFVIGLLPALLVVYVRRSVPETEAFLAGQKAAAGKPATSTLLGIFRPDVLRLTIIGSLLGVGAHGGYYALMTWLPTYLKTEKHLSVLSTGGYLAVIIVAFWCGCIVSAQLLDRIGRRRTVAFFALCCVATVLCYIFLPLSDTQMLVCGFPLGFFAAGIPASLGALFNELYPSGIRGTGVGFCYNFGRVASAGFPVLVGHMSDSMPLGQAIGIDAAIAYSLVVIAVLMLPETRGRKMETGA, from the coding sequence ATGTTTTCATGGTACCGGCAGGTTACTGCCAAAGAACGCAAGACTTTCTGGGCCTGCTTCAGCGGTTGGGCGCTGGATGCGCTGGACGTGCAGATGTTCAGCCTTGCCATTCCCGCACTGATCGCCGCCTTTTCACTGTCCAAGGCCGATGCCGGCATGATCAGCGGCGCCACCCTGGTGGCCTCGGCCATCGGCGGCTGGTTTGCCGGGGCGTTGTCGGATCGCTATGGTCGCGTCAAGACGCTGCAGATCACCATCATTTGGTTTTCGCTCTTTACCTTCCTGAGCGCCTTCGCCCAGAGCTATCCGCAGCTGCTGATCCTCAAGGCCCTGCAAGGCTTCGGCTTCGGTGGTGAATGGGCCGCCGGCGCCGTGCTCATGGCCGAGACCATTCGTGCCGAACACCGCGGCAAAGCCATGGGCAGCGTGCAAAGCGCCTGGGCCGTGGGCTGGGGGGGAGCAGTGCTGCTGTTCTCGGTGCTCTTCACGATGCTGCCGCAGGAAATGGCCTGGCGCGTGATGTTCGTCATCGGCTTGCTGCCTGCCCTGCTGGTGGTCTACGTGCGCCGCTCGGTGCCGGAAACCGAGGCCTTCCTGGCCGGCCAGAAGGCGGCTGCCGGCAAGCCTGCGACCAGCACGCTGCTGGGCATCTTCCGCCCGGACGTGCTGCGCCTGACCATCATCGGCAGCCTGCTGGGTGTCGGGGCTCACGGCGGTTACTACGCCTTGATGACCTGGCTGCCGACCTATCTCAAGACCGAGAAGCACCTGTCGGTGCTCTCCACGGGCGGCTACCTGGCCGTCATCATCGTCGCCTTCTGGTGCGGTTGCATCGTCAGTGCGCAACTGCTGGACCGCATCGGTCGCCGGCGCACCGTGGCCTTCTTCGCACTGTGCTGCGTGGCCACCGTGCTGTGCTACATCTTCCTGCCGCTGTCGGATACCCAGATGCTGGTGTGCGGCTTCCCACTGGGCTTCTTTGCTGCCGGCATTCCGGCTAGCCTGGGTGCGCTCTTCAATGAACTCTACCCGAGCGGCATCCGCGGCACAGGTGTGGGTTTCTGCTACAACTTCGGGCGCGTGGCCTCGGCCGGCTTCCCGGTGCTGGTCGGTCACATGAGCGACTCCATGCCGCTGGGCCAGGCCATCGGCATCGATGCTGCCATCGCCTATTCGCTGGTGGTGATCGCCGTGCTGATGCTGCCTGAAACCCGGGGTCGCAAGATGGAAACCGGCGCATGA
- a CDS encoding GntR family transcriptional regulator yields MLDQTGVDARLPLYLQLRDQLAAQIRAQKWQPGQAIPSEAELSQTFQVAVGTVRRAIETLMSEGLVERTHGRGTFVRRARFDNSLFRFFRFEAADGRPLAPKSVIVSRKIIEAPRQVAEALHLKPHGKVIELLRLRTVDGQPVLAENIYLCAQRFKALADKAPEQFGDLLYPLYERECGLIVASARETLTVETVTAAQARLLGLKEKTPVVVIERIAFGSDGQPLEWRQSRGAGSKFRYSAEIR; encoded by the coding sequence ATGCTTGACCAGACCGGCGTCGATGCACGCCTGCCGCTCTACCTCCAGTTGCGCGACCAGTTGGCGGCCCAGATCCGCGCCCAGAAATGGCAACCGGGCCAGGCCATTCCCTCCGAGGCTGAACTGAGCCAGACCTTCCAGGTGGCGGTGGGCACGGTGCGGCGCGCCATCGAAACACTGATGAGTGAAGGCTTGGTGGAACGCACCCACGGGCGCGGCACCTTCGTGCGCCGAGCGCGCTTCGATAATTCACTGTTCCGCTTCTTCCGCTTCGAGGCAGCCGATGGTCGTCCGCTGGCGCCCAAAAGCGTCATCGTCAGCCGCAAGATCATCGAAGCTCCGCGCCAGGTGGCCGAAGCCCTGCATCTCAAGCCGCATGGCAAGGTGATCGAGCTGCTGCGCCTGCGCACCGTGGATGGGCAACCGGTGCTGGCCGAAAACATCTACCTGTGCGCCCAGCGCTTCAAGGCCCTGGCCGACAAGGCGCCGGAACAATTCGGCGACCTGCTCTATCCCTTGTACGAACGTGAATGCGGGCTGATCGTCGCATCGGCGCGCGAGACGTTGACGGTGGAGACGGTCACGGCAGCGCAGGCGCGCTTGCTGGGGCTGAAGGAAAAGACCCCGGTGGTGGTCATCGAGCGCATCGCCTTCGGTTCGGACGGGCAGCCGCTGGAATGGCGGCAATCGCGGGGGGCGGGGAGCAAGTTCAGGTATAGCGCGGAGATACGCTGA
- a CDS encoding RES family NAD+ phosphorylase encodes MILTSLETVAYRVHVPRWSFVPTSGAGAARFGGRLNRPGVAALYLSLDPGTALAEYQQLDDLLPPGLIVAYRIVIDRVVDFRGGYAAGWSPLWKDFYCDWRRMVFHERVEPPSWAMGDAVRAAGAKGILFRSTRVETGCNLTVFTEMLAGSDQLAVYDPQRSLPVNQASWP; translated from the coding sequence ATGATCCTGACCAGTCTTGAGACGGTCGCCTATCGGGTTCATGTTCCACGCTGGTCATTTGTCCCGACTTCAGGTGCCGGTGCCGCGCGTTTCGGTGGCAGGCTCAATCGCCCAGGTGTTGCCGCCCTGTACCTGTCGCTGGATCCCGGCACGGCCTTGGCGGAATACCAGCAACTGGATGATCTGTTGCCTCCTGGCCTGATCGTGGCCTATCGGATCGTGATTGATCGGGTGGTGGATTTTCGTGGTGGCTATGCAGCGGGCTGGAGCCCATTATGGAAAGACTTCTATTGCGATTGGCGGCGTATGGTCTTTCATGAGCGCGTTGAGCCGCCGTCCTGGGCGATGGGCGATGCAGTCAGAGCGGCAGGTGCCAAGGGGATCCTGTTTCGATCCACCCGGGTCGAGACAGGTTGTAACCTGACCGTCTTTACCGAGATGTTAGCCGGTAGCGATCAACTGGCCGTCTACGATCCACAGCGTTCGTTGCCGGTGAATCAAGCTTCCTGGCCTTGA
- a CDS encoding DUF2384 domain-containing protein, protein MNDGSAEAIPAFGRDFEAFLSFLGGAAAPTILSPHRFCLLLSMDLQALAAAAHVHRNTISRAPAAESVQRYLRDAVRILRIGTEIAGSVEKSLFWFKNSPLPVFDYMSAQTMVSEGRTDDLVRYLLSLDAGFAG, encoded by the coding sequence ATGAACGATGGCAGTGCGGAAGCCATTCCGGCTTTTGGCCGCGACTTCGAGGCTTTCTTGAGTTTTCTGGGCGGAGCGGCTGCTCCGACTATCCTGTCTCCACACCGCTTTTGCTTGTTGCTGAGCATGGACCTGCAAGCGCTGGCGGCTGCCGCGCATGTGCACAGGAATACGATTTCGCGTGCACCCGCGGCGGAAAGCGTTCAACGCTATCTGCGTGACGCTGTCCGCATCTTGCGTATCGGTACCGAGATAGCCGGGAGCGTGGAAAAATCCCTGTTCTGGTTCAAGAATTCCCCTTTACCGGTCTTTGACTACATGTCTGCGCAGACCATGGTCTCGGAGGGGCGTACCGATGATCTGGTGCGCTATCTGTTGTCTCTGGATGCCGGTTTCGCGGGATGA